A stretch of DNA from Hippopotamus amphibius kiboko isolate mHipAmp2 chromosome 5, mHipAmp2.hap2, whole genome shotgun sequence:
AAAATCTCATGATGACACGTCACAGGAACGGGACTACAAacacaaaaaccaacaaaatgcACTAGGGTCTTTCTCTACAGTATTCATTCATACCAGGTTTGAGGATAGATGGCACTTGGGAACATTTTAATAACACtgtaaaaattcacaaatttctCAGCTTAAGTATCAAGAAACATTTTCAATATTATCTCCTTTCCCAAGGCCCAAATCCACAGTGTTTCACTCCAAAAAGAACTCATGTGACAAAACGCTGGCCAGACGTTATAATTCAGAAAAGAGCACCTCGGACTATAACAGGAGAAACTAGACCACGTGGGAAAGAACTGGGAAAGGCTCAGCTGCCTTACTTTCACATTAATACCTAGGCCAGACACTGGACACAGAAGTGGGCCATCCCACATGACAGCTGCCTCTGATACTTCTCTCCTTTGCTACCGTTACATTCAATTAATCACCAACTCGACCAGTTCCCACAAGGCCATCCCCAACCTTTCCCTCCCACTAGCCCTGAGCCTATCAGAGCAGATCTCTCTTTTATACACTCTTGGCATCACCTGTTAGTCAACCCTTTCCCGTTTCATCCTGCCGATCCACCCACACACACTTTCCCTCCACCACACTTACTGCAGGTTGTATGATCCTTGGAGCAAGGTCGCCTGCCCCTTCCACACGACCAGCACCCCCACCCTTCGGCTCCAGGAAGACCAACAGGGGTGGCATCTGTCTGGACCATTCTGTCCCCAGACCCGGCACATGAAGTACTGAGACCCACTGGTTGAAGGTGTATACAAAGAGAATGGCCAGCTCTGGGCAGGAGACCCATGGTTAGCTTACATCGTTAAAAGTTTGGTTTTCAAAATGTGCTGAAATGCCTTAAGTGTGAGTCTCTGGCATTTAAGCCTGCTGTTACAAATCACTGTTAATTCAGCTGATCACAATTAATGCCACAGAGTGATCAGGCCATTCACTGAGTGATGCTCCATGCCCAAAACCCAGCACTGAGTCCTGCAATGGGATCACTTCCGCCCCTTCATCCTCCAACACTGAGATGCCCACAGGAGCAGTGGGGAAAGAGCAGGTCCGCAGGGTGACATCCATGAACGCAGCAGAGGTAGAGGCAGCAGCCGGCAACACGCCTCCTGAGACTAAGAAGCCGTCTCATTCCGTACCTTTCGCGTGGTCTTTATCCAGCTGGTTGGccactttcttccattcttccaTCTGCTCTTGGAGTGGGTTTATCAGACAATCGATTAAAGCACTTgtaccaaaagagaaagaaaaggagaagttaAAAAGATACATTCTGTTGTCAAGGTTTACACTCGGTTGTCAAAACGTACCCACATCACAATTACCTGCAGCAAGACCAGGCAGCACACTAAGCCCACGTTCACACCCAAATCCCCCAATTTCACGACGGTCTTCCGGATGCTCTTCAATGACTGTTCGGAAGCTGCACACGTGACTGGTTGGCAGGACCTCTTCTCATTGCCCCTGTTTACATTCCAACCCTCATTTTAACAAGCAAGCTTGCAGCCCAGTGGGGTCacccctctggctgcacaagggAACCAGctggagagctttaaaaaggTGAAGACAGGTAGACGCCCGGCAGGAGACCGACTCAGTGTGTCCCCACCTCGGCAGGAAACTACTAAAGTTCCTGTGGACGCAAAGCAGAATTTCATAAGAACATAATGGATGGAGACGAGAAAACCtatggtggctgtgagggccctGATGCCATGTATGTCAAACTGATATCTTCAGATGGTCATGAATTTACTGTAAAAAGAGAACACGCGCTAACATCAGAAACAATAAAAGCCATGTTGAGTGGCCCAGGTCAGTTTGCTGAGGATGAAACCAATGAAGTCAACTTTAAAGAGATCCCTTCACAGGTGCTATCAAAAGTATGCGTGTATTTTACCTACAAGGTTCGCTACACTAACAGCTCCAAGGAGATTCCTGAATTTCCAATTGCACCTGAAACTGCACTGGAACTGCTGATGGCTGCGAACTTCCTAggttgttaaataaaataaattataataaactgTTAACTTTTTTCAGTATTTAACACCTGTAGTTCAGTTagtaattttttcataaaaagcATGTTGCCTGTGTGCAACTGAACTTTGAAGTTCGTTGCAAAGCAGATTATCTTCTGttcttttgcagagcagagtTGAAATTTGTTTGCTACATCAACAAATTAAGGACATTTTCACAAattgagaaataaacaaatgtgccaataaaaaaaagaaggtgaaTACACCTGGGCCTCACCCCATACCTGATAGAAACTTGGAGGGTGGGGCccagtattccttttttttttttttttttttttaaataaagacccAAATGCTTCTGATGTGTATTCAGGATAATAAGTCATGAAGGTAGACTGTGGACAGCCAGGGAGGGTCAGTCTCCAGGTACATCCCTTATTTCGTGCAGTCTCTTATTAAATAGACTGCAGTTAGACAAGTGGAAAGGTAGCTCCCCACGGAGAAGAATCATGCAAGTCAGGGGACCCAGGGGTTTTGCGCAATGGAAGCAAAATTGGCCCAATCCTGTATTACAGAGATGGTatccaaaaaattagaaaatgcccATAAATTGTTTGAATGGTATCAGTAAAAACTACAACAAAGGTGTTCTCACCAGGTGCTTTTTGATCCTGGACCTCCTGAAAATCTCCAGGTTTTTGGTATAACCTCCCCCTTTTCTTACCAGGGTCTACTGGCAGCTCCCACACTCACACATGCATCCTCCAGCCTCACTTTCTCCAGGTCTCTGTCCAAATCTTCCTTCTGAGTAGACGCTCCCTAACCAGCCTGTGTCCAAGAgccaccacccaccccatcccatgTGTTTCTCCTCCTGACATTCTATCAGGTTTATGTAGTGTCTGGAGCATCAGCTCCGTGAGTGCAGGACATGGTCCTACGCATGGCTGTGCCCCGTACACCTAAGACAGCaccggcacatagtaggtgcttcatACGCAATGATGCTGAACTGGCATCTCTGCATCACTAACGTGGGATGAAGTGTCACAGGACCGGACCCAGAATGAACAAGATGACGTGGGAGGAGGCGCAGTGGGTGCCATCACGGGGAGCACTCCCCGGgggccaggaggggaggaggaagccgGGTTTTACCACCCGCTCCAGCAGGTGCTTTCCGCTGTGTGGACACTGCAGGCACCTGCACAAGAGCCCTTCGGAGATCCCTACATCCATTTGACAGGGGCTGAGACGCCAGCATGTCAGTGGCCAGCccgggatttaaacccaggcccGGCTGACTTCAAGACTAGGTGCTTCCCACAACCTTCTGCTGCCCTACAGGAAGGTCAGAGGGATTCTACCTTGGCAGCCTCTCGTGCAACTTGCAATTCACAAAGCAGGGCGGTGCAGAACCGCTGAATTACTCTGATCTGTTCGGAAGAACGTCCCACTCTCACTGGAACACGGGTGACTCCAGATCCCCCTGCCATTTCTACCCATTCAGGACGCCTGTGAAACAGACGAGAGGCTGGCAGTGTGGAAGGTTCTATAAGCCACCCCTGCCCTCCTCGGTGAGCATGGCGGATGCACACAGGTCCCAGGTAACAGGACAGCACACACGCCTCACTCTCCAGTACGGCAGCTCTTCTTCCTAAGGGGTTCCTGCAGGGCCAGGGACCCAGAGGTCTCAGTGGGATGCCCAGCTCCTCACACtgatggagggtggggagagacacacagagaagatcccgggacgggggtgggggtgggggttagggggGTGGAGAAGGCTCCACGAGGCAGGGAGCCAGGCCGGTCTGGTTCTCCACCGTATTCCCAGGGCCCAGACCAGTGCCTGGCAGATGCCCAACCAAATACTTGTTCAGTGAGTGAGCAGAGTGACGGATGTGATGAGAGATGGGGTGTGGGGATTTAATGTTTGAAGTCGGTGCTGCTCGAGGCAAGCCATGCTACGTGTCACCACTTCCTTCGCCTGAAATCAGCAAGAGTGCCCGAGACCTGGGCGAAACGCGGTCCTCACCTGGAAAACTGCCTCAGCTTGGCCTCTATGCTCCGATGCCTCATGCACATCCTGGTGAGGGCCGAGCCGATCTCCCTGGTACCACCTGAAAGAACAGCAGAGGCAAATGTGAGGGGCAGCAGACAAGCAGGAATCACTGAGATCCtcaaagagagaatgaaaattaaaaaattagccaGATCTCACCACAGCATAAAACCCAAGCCACTGTTTTCCAGACGTCTCACCAGGTTTGTGCACACAGacatgaacatatatatatatggcgaCATATCTTGAAATCATCAAAACAGAAGCGACCTTTACTGTACACGATACCCTCTAacattttctactgttttttttttttcttttttgatgctgaCTGTGACCCAGAAGTCGATTTTACAACCCACTAATGGGCCTGAAAAATACTTCTCAaggaaaatgatgaaaacagTATCTGATATTTGGGGGAAagctgtagttttgttttgctttttctccacTTTCAGCAAAATAATCCTCTTACCATTATTCAGAACAGCCAATGAAGCCATTCCATGAAGCCACATATTCTAGAATACAAATAATGTAGAGAAAAGCAGGGCTAAAGCAAAATGAAAGAACACGGTATTTTTTTGGTGGGTTTGGACAACATCAGCAAGAGAAGTCCTCAAACTCAGAAAGTGTTGAAGTACACTGAAATACAGCTTAGTTTTCCCGAAATTCTTGTCATgcttttctaaagttttttttgGAGTCCCCATCCTTCCTCCTCTTAGAAACAATGCTTAAATCAGCATTTACTTGGGcgtggaggagggggaagaaaactGTACAGATGGTAATTCTGCACCGAGCCCTGGAAAGCACAATTATAAATGTGATGAAAACACTGGGGCTCATGAAATGAGAGGGAAAAGTGTCCCCAAAAAGCACGATTTTTCAGACAAAGCCTTAAGGGAACGCCGCAGGAATTTATGGCAGGTTTAACCAAGTCGAGCTAATAGGAAAAAACCTCTCCCTTATTACTAACTCGTGACATTATTATGGGCTGTATTTTCCACTTTGCCTTCTCTCCTAGAAATGCCAGTGTGCTGCTTCAACTTCCacctgttttccattttattctgcAAAAACTATCAGGTTTCCAGAACCAAGAAAACAGTAATAATGgtgatatatatttaatatttctatattttattttagtctgaAAAGAAGCCTTCTGGAGTAATTCTTCCATTCCTCTACAACAGGGTTTTTCAATCTTAACACTATTGACACACAGGGGCAGGATGATTCTTTGTTTAGGGGCTGTCCTATGCGTTGTAGGATGGctcacagcatccctggcctcgaCCTACCAAAAGCCAAGCAGCAGCCCCCCAGCTGGTGACatccaaaaatgtcttcagacagtACCAAGGGCTCCCTGGGGAGCAAGATCTCCCCCAACTGAGAAGCACTTCTGTAAAAGAACTTCAGTAACAACTAAAGGTCATCTGTGGCTAACCTTCTAAATGGCCAGAAATGTTGCCCTAGAGCTCCTGGCAGCTGCCGGGAGCTTGTGACCACCAGAGCATCATTTATTGCAACTCACACGTCTCCACCTGGGAAAACCAGTAGAGGGCGCTGCTTTCACACAAGCCGCTTGCCTTCTGGGCTCACTTCAGGTTCTTAAGCTTTTATTGCTTATAAACAAGGACCAGGAACACTTTATCCGCAGGGAAATATCTCTTATTTTTCCCAGGCCTTCATTTGATTAGAAGTTAACAGCCTGGCTGCACAAGGAAACTGGCACACTCATTCACAGCTGGTAAGAGTGCAAACTAGTACTGGAGGGAAATTTAGCAGCATTTATCAAGAAATGCATTAAAAACAAGCCCcctttttgacccagcaattctactcctagaaaTTTTTCCGGAGGAAACAATTAAGGGTGAGAGCAAATCCTTACCTATGAGGCTACTCGCTGAAATGTTGTTTACAAcagtaaaaactggaaacaacatcCCATTCTAGGGAGCAGGCTGAATAAATCCCACATGACAGATGAGAACGCAGTCACCTAAAGTGCTGGAGAGCGACGTTTCAGGTCCCAGGAGGTGAGTGGCTTGCATAGAGCGGAGGACGTGCTGGGACCTGGGATAAGTGCTTTGCACACGTGAACTCATTTCAGCCTCCCAACAAGCCCAGGTGTGCTGGTGTTACTAGCATCCCCATCGTACAGGCAAGAAAAGAGCCTTCTGTAATgtggccaaggtcacactgcGGTAAGTAGGATTCCAACCCAGGCCAAACCTCTGGAGTCCATGCATTTAGCCACTCAGCACATGGCACTTACTACAGACAAGGGGACATGGGAAGCAGCAGAGCCAAGAGCCTAGAACACTCCGCTAACCTAACCTACCTACCCACTCAGGGCTTCACGGTCCAGCTCTCAGATTTTGATTCCTGAGCCTAGACCTGTTGAATTGGTACCACGGGAACTAAGCTCCAATCTCTGCTAAGCTGCTACACAGAACAGAGCTAAGGGCCCGAGA
This window harbors:
- the LOC130853811 gene encoding elongin-C-like, which translates into the protein MDGDEKTYGGCEGPDAMYVKLISSDGHEFTVKREHALTSETIKAMLSGPGQFAEDETNEVNFKEIPSQVLSKVCVYFTYKVRYTNSSKEIPEFPIAPETALELLMAANFLGC